The following coding sequences lie in one Vibrio toranzoniae genomic window:
- the tdh gene encoding L-threonine 3-dehydrogenase: MKIKALSKLKPEEGIWMTEVEKPEMGHNDLLIRIKKTAICGTDVHIYNWDEWSQNTIPVPMVVGHEYVGEVVGIGQEVRGFEIGDRVSGEGHITCGHCRNCRGGRTHLCRNTTGVGVNRTGAFSEFLVIPAFNAFKIPAEISDDLASIFDPFGNAVHTALSFDLVGEDVLITGAGPIGIMAAAVAKHVGARHVVITDVNEYRLDLAKKMGVTRAVNVMEEKLEDVMADLGMTEGFDVGLEMSGNPSAFNSMLTNMNHGGKISLLGIPPSDMAVDWNQVIFKGLVIKGIYGREMFETWYKMASLIQSGLDLTPIITHHYKVDDFQKGFDMMRSGMSGKVILDWE, translated from the coding sequence ATGAAAATTAAAGCACTTTCTAAGCTTAAGCCTGAAGAAGGCATCTGGATGACCGAGGTTGAAAAACCTGAAATGGGTCATAATGATCTTCTTATCCGTATTAAGAAAACCGCAATTTGTGGTACTGACGTACACATCTACAACTGGGATGAGTGGTCACAAAACACAATTCCAGTACCTATGGTAGTAGGTCACGAATACGTGGGTGAAGTTGTTGGCATCGGCCAAGAAGTTCGTGGTTTTGAAATCGGCGACCGTGTTTCTGGCGAAGGTCACATCACATGTGGTCACTGTCGTAACTGTCGTGGCGGCCGTACTCACCTTTGCCGTAACACAACAGGTGTTGGTGTTAACCGCACTGGTGCGTTCTCTGAGTTCCTTGTGATCCCAGCGTTCAACGCATTTAAGATCCCTGCAGAAATCTCTGACGATCTAGCATCCATCTTTGACCCGTTTGGTAACGCAGTACACACAGCGCTTTCTTTCGACCTAGTAGGCGAAGACGTGCTCATCACTGGTGCTGGCCCAATCGGTATCATGGCTGCAGCTGTTGCTAAGCACGTTGGTGCTCGTCACGTAGTTATTACTGACGTAAACGAATACCGCCTAGATCTTGCTAAGAAAATGGGTGTGACTCGCGCAGTAAACGTGATGGAAGAGAAGCTTGAAGACGTAATGGCTGATCTTGGCATGACTGAAGGCTTCGATGTAGGCCTAGAAATGTCTGGTAACCCATCTGCGTTCAACAGCATGCTGACGAACATGAACCACGGCGGTAAGATCTCTCTATTAGGTATTCCACCATCAGACATGGCAGTAGACTGGAACCAAGTAATCTTCAAAGGCTTGGTTATCAAAGGTATCTACGGTCGTGAGATGTTCGAAACTTGGTACAAGATGGCTTCTTTGATTCAATCTGGCCTAGATCTAACACCAATCATTACTCACCACTACAAAGTGGACGACTTCCAGAAAGGCTTTGACATGATGCGATCTGGTATGTCTGGTAAGGTAATTTTAGACTGGGAATAA
- a CDS encoding YjjI family glycine radical enzyme, which produces MSHQSASSTSSPLSEQQQRFSNIISDANLSPKQKSHYLALEAEASLPYMSVSNEVEQALQEGVLCDMFEGHAPFKPRYVLPDYSKYLHQGSKYLELSAATNFDEALNMLTILYHHVPSVTSIPVYLGQLDDVLMPFVGGLTEEQVYQKLKLFWIMLDRTLPDAFMHVNIGPTDNIICRTILRVDAELKQIAPNLTFMYDPAVTPDDLLRHAASNICECSKPHIANYPAHAAAYGDKRFGIVSCYNSLPLAGGSNTLVRMNLKQVALKCQDSDDFLQHVLPNYSGIMVELMNARSRFLHEESHFFNGFLTKEGLIEEDRFAPMFGIYGMAEAVNILMEKESQAGRYGHDEQANQLGYSISEKLAEIVESSEVKYGLEGKALLHAQGGISLDEDVTPGVRIPYGTEPDPVAYVRATADHHKFYTSGISDILTIDETVKSNPEAMFNLCKGAIQAGYREFTANVASNDLVRVTGYMIKLSDIAKYDEQGSRTNTTFLGAEAAKNTGILERKPRVASLEMSPMYE; this is translated from the coding sequence ATGAGCCACCAATCTGCGTCATCTACTTCTTCACCACTTTCAGAGCAACAACAACGCTTTAGCAATATCATTTCAGATGCCAACCTGTCTCCAAAACAGAAGTCGCACTATCTTGCCTTAGAAGCTGAAGCGAGCCTGCCGTATATGTCGGTAAGCAATGAAGTAGAGCAAGCCTTACAAGAAGGTGTGCTATGTGACATGTTTGAAGGTCACGCCCCATTTAAGCCGCGCTATGTACTTCCAGACTACTCTAAATACTTACATCAAGGCTCAAAGTATTTAGAGCTTAGCGCGGCAACTAATTTCGACGAAGCATTGAACATGCTGACCATCCTTTATCATCACGTTCCATCAGTGACTTCCATTCCGGTTTACTTAGGTCAACTGGACGATGTATTGATGCCTTTCGTTGGCGGCTTAACGGAAGAGCAGGTTTATCAAAAGCTTAAGCTGTTCTGGATCATGCTGGATCGCACACTGCCAGATGCCTTCATGCACGTCAATATCGGCCCGACAGATAATATTATTTGCCGTACGATTTTGCGCGTAGATGCTGAACTGAAGCAGATCGCACCAAACCTAACCTTTATGTATGACCCTGCTGTTACACCTGATGATCTACTTCGTCATGCGGCAAGCAATATCTGTGAATGCAGCAAGCCGCACATTGCCAACTATCCTGCACATGCCGCAGCGTATGGTGATAAGCGTTTTGGTATCGTGAGCTGCTACAACTCTCTACCTTTGGCGGGCGGTTCAAATACCTTAGTGCGTATGAACCTTAAGCAAGTGGCGTTGAAGTGTCAGGATAGTGATGATTTCTTACAACACGTATTGCCTAACTACAGTGGCATCATGGTTGAATTGATGAACGCTCGTAGCCGCTTCTTGCATGAAGAGTCTCACTTTTTTAACGGCTTCCTGACCAAAGAAGGCCTTATTGAAGAAGATCGCTTTGCGCCAATGTTTGGTATTTACGGCATGGCGGAAGCGGTTAACATCTTGATGGAGAAAGAGAGCCAAGCAGGGCGCTATGGTCACGATGAACAGGCGAATCAACTCGGTTACAGTATCTCTGAAAAGCTGGCTGAGATCGTCGAAAGCTCTGAAGTGAAATATGGGCTGGAAGGTAAGGCACTGTTGCACGCTCAAGGCGGTATCAGCTTAGATGAAGATGTAACACCAGGTGTGCGTATTCCTTATGGTACAGAGCCAGATCCTGTCGCTTATGTTCGTGCTACAGCAGATCACCACAAGTTTTACACCTCGGGTATCAGTGACATTCTGACCATAGACGAAACAGTGAAATCTAACCCTGAAGCGATGTTCAACCTGTGTAAAGGCGCGATTCAAGCGGGCTACCGTGAATTCACTGCTAACGTGGCATCAAATGACTTGGTTCGTGTGACGGGTTACATGATTAAGCTTTCAGACATTGCTAAATATGACGAGCAAGGCTCTCGCACTAACACGACTTTCTTAGGCGCTGAAGCTGCGAAGAACACGGGTATCTTAGAGCGTAAACCACGCGTGGCGAGCTTAGAGATGTCACCGATGTACGAATAG
- the yiaY gene encoding L-threonine dehydrogenase, giving the protein MSSAFYIPTINFMGTGCLKDAADSIQSQGFKKGLIVTDKILNQIGVVKQVQDLLSQRSVDAVVFDGTQPNPTITNVNDGLELLTDNDCDFVVSLGGGSPHDCAKGIALVASNGGKISDYEGVDQSEKPMMPLIAINTTAGTASEMTRFCIITDEERHIKMAIVDKHTTPLISVNDPELMLAKPASLTAATGMDALTHAIEAYVSIAATPITDAVAIKAIELVQANLRTAVTHGEDIEAREQMAYAQFMAGMAFNNASLGYVHAMAHQLGGFYDLPHGVCNAILLPHVQRYNAQVCPERLRDVAKAMGVNVEGMSPEQGADAAINAIVQLANDVNIPTGIAQLGAKLEDIPTLSDNALKDACGFTNPKQATHEEISAIFEAAM; this is encoded by the coding sequence ATGTCTAGCGCGTTTTACATCCCTACAATAAACTTCATGGGTACCGGCTGTTTGAAAGATGCTGCTGATAGCATTCAGTCTCAAGGCTTCAAAAAAGGTCTGATCGTTACGGATAAGATTCTTAACCAAATTGGCGTGGTAAAGCAGGTACAAGACCTTCTTAGCCAACGTAGCGTTGACGCTGTTGTCTTCGATGGCACCCAGCCAAACCCAACCATTACTAACGTTAATGACGGCCTTGAGCTACTTACAGATAATGATTGTGACTTTGTTGTTTCTCTAGGAGGTGGTTCTCCTCATGATTGCGCAAAAGGTATTGCTCTTGTCGCATCTAATGGTGGCAAAATCTCAGATTACGAAGGTGTTGATCAGTCTGAAAAACCAATGATGCCATTAATTGCTATCAATACCACAGCGGGTACTGCATCTGAAATGACACGTTTCTGCATCATCACTGATGAAGAGCGTCACATTAAGATGGCTATCGTAGATAAGCACACAACGCCGCTTATCTCTGTAAACGATCCTGAACTGATGCTTGCTAAACCTGCATCACTAACGGCTGCAACAGGTATGGACGCGTTAACACACGCAATCGAAGCCTACGTTTCTATCGCAGCAACGCCAATCACAGACGCAGTAGCCATTAAAGCTATTGAGCTTGTGCAAGCGAACCTAAGAACAGCCGTAACGCACGGCGAAGACATTGAAGCTCGTGAGCAAATGGCTTACGCACAGTTTATGGCAGGAATGGCATTCAACAACGCTTCTCTTGGTTATGTTCACGCAATGGCGCATCAACTGGGTGGGTTCTATGACCTTCCACACGGTGTATGTAACGCTATCTTGCTTCCACACGTTCAACGCTACAACGCGCAAGTTTGTCCAGAGCGTCTACGTGACGTTGCGAAAGCAATGGGCGTAAATGTTGAGGGGATGTCACCGGAGCAAGGCGCAGACGCAGCAATTAACGCAATTGTTCAATTAGCGAATGATGTAAATATCCCAACAGGCATCGCACAGTTAGGCGCCAAACTAGAAGATATTCCAACCCTGTCAGACAACGCACTGAAAGACGCATGTGGTTTCACTAACCCTAAACAAGCCACGCACGAAGAAATTTCAGCGATCTTCGAAGCAGCGATGTAA
- a CDS encoding class I SAM-dependent DNA methyltransferase, with translation MAKQWDEYAPDWDNDPATVVFAQSVFDQLTQLVDLNGTRVLDFGCGTGLLSQKISPFAKEVIALDISEGMIEELDKKELTNVEAVVDILSRGLAAQHPAFRNQFDVVVASSVCGFIPNLQDTVSLIYTLLENDGIFVHWDWYLENDDEDYGISLERSKNVLGAAGFSVVEVSTPFSIDTPQGPLKVLMGVGRKQVLPHL, from the coding sequence ATGGCGAAACAATGGGACGAGTACGCACCTGACTGGGATAACGATCCCGCAACTGTAGTATTCGCACAGTCCGTATTTGACCAGTTAACACAGCTCGTTGATTTGAACGGAACCCGTGTCCTTGATTTTGGCTGTGGTACAGGACTACTCAGCCAAAAAATATCTCCTTTTGCAAAAGAGGTCATCGCGCTTGATATCTCTGAAGGGATGATCGAAGAGCTAGATAAAAAAGAGCTAACCAATGTTGAAGCCGTTGTCGATATTCTATCGCGCGGGCTTGCGGCGCAGCATCCAGCCTTCAGAAATCAATTTGATGTAGTGGTAGCGTCTTCGGTATGTGGTTTTATTCCGAATTTACAAGACACGGTCAGTTTGATTTATACGTTGCTCGAAAACGATGGCATTTTTGTTCACTGGGATTGGTACCTTGAAAACGACGATGAAGATTATGGCATCAGTCTAGAGCGTTCAAAAAATGTTCTAGGTGCTGCTGGTTTCTCTGTTGTTGAAGTATCAACACCGTTCTCAATTGACACTCCGCAAGGACCTTTAAAGGTATTGATGGGGGTTGGTCGTAAACAAGTGCTCCCTCACCTTTAA
- a CDS encoding YjjW family glycine radical enzyme activase, giving the protein MKISDLTTQMARVNNNKTEKQAKVSRVLTFSCVDGPGNRLVLFLQGCNFDCITCHNPHTINHCNHCGDCVSGCPSGALSVVDGKVKWDLSDCTNCDQCIDICNHKSSPKITSMTVSEVLELVRHNQFFLSGITVSGGEATMQLPFIIELFQAIKSDSQLAHLTCFIDSNGSLPQQGWDKVLPFLDGAMIDLKSWQSETHLWLVGRGNHRVFETINYLADKGKLHEVRLLHIPNKSDLDIEVEQVGYYLKGLPSDVRIRLNAFQHHGVIGEALEWSKCTEQQMQSFHDKLYAIVQRPMQTPKVYT; this is encoded by the coding sequence ATGAAAATTTCTGATCTAACAACTCAAATGGCTAGGGTTAATAACAATAAGACAGAAAAACAAGCGAAGGTCAGCCGTGTGCTGACCTTTTCTTGTGTTGATGGGCCGGGAAATCGTCTAGTACTGTTTCTACAAGGCTGTAATTTTGATTGTATTACTTGTCATAACCCACATACCATCAATCACTGTAACCATTGTGGGGACTGCGTTAGCGGGTGTCCAAGCGGTGCACTAAGCGTTGTTGATGGCAAAGTGAAGTGGGATTTGTCTGACTGTACCAATTGCGATCAGTGCATTGATATCTGTAATCATAAATCGAGTCCGAAAATTACCTCGATGACGGTCTCGGAGGTACTTGAACTCGTTAGGCACAATCAATTTTTCTTGAGTGGTATTACCGTTTCGGGCGGTGAAGCGACCATGCAACTGCCGTTTATTATCGAATTGTTTCAAGCAATCAAAAGCGATTCGCAGTTGGCACACTTAACGTGTTTTATTGACAGTAATGGTTCGCTGCCACAACAAGGGTGGGACAAAGTGTTGCCTTTCCTTGATGGCGCGATGATTGACTTAAAGTCATGGCAATCGGAAACCCATCTATGGTTAGTTGGCAGAGGGAATCATAGGGTGTTTGAAACCATTAACTACCTTGCAGATAAAGGAAAACTACACGAAGTTAGGTTGCTGCATATTCCCAATAAAAGTGATCTCGATATTGAGGTAGAGCAGGTCGGTTATTACTTAAAAGGCTTGCCAAGTGATGTTCGTATTCGATTGAATGCCTTTCAACATCATGGCGTAATTGGTGAAGCATTAGAGTGGTCTAAATGTACAGAGCAACAAATGCAGAGCTTTCACGACAAGCTCTACGCTATCGTTCAAAGGCCGATGCAAACACCTAAAGTTTATACCTAA
- a CDS encoding LysR family transcriptional regulator, with product MDYLHLSRVNLKHLTALHIMLDTHSVTQTSEQLCVSPSSVSKNLSQLRDILNDELFYRDGTKLIPTPFALKIAPTVHAILASMNGLLHQKIFVPQDYQGNFSLSMRESTFEVFASKVSRITTELAPKAKLTIYSKQQLGFDALLSGKINLVLLPHDISQPPTNNKELVWKTILQDEMVCLMGAHHPLARQELTVEDYLNHKHIGILDNELSQPYFEQNLVQCHQPREMAISVADFGAAAVLCHHTPFLFTCSKQWAEHAKQAQGLVSKPLPFDYGKVAYSLVWNKPNMNDQAIKWLCDLFLEA from the coding sequence ATGGATTACTTACATTTATCGAGAGTGAACCTTAAGCACCTCACTGCACTTCATATTATGCTGGACACTCATAGTGTTACTCAAACGTCTGAGCAGCTTTGTGTGAGCCCTTCAAGTGTGAGTAAAAACCTTTCTCAACTGCGTGACATCTTAAATGATGAGCTATTCTATAGAGATGGCACCAAGTTGATTCCGACACCATTTGCACTGAAAATAGCTCCTACTGTACATGCAATTCTAGCCAGTATGAACGGCTTACTTCATCAAAAAATCTTTGTCCCGCAAGATTACCAAGGCAACTTTTCACTTTCGATGCGTGAAAGTACCTTTGAGGTGTTCGCCTCTAAGGTAAGCAGAATAACGACGGAGCTCGCCCCCAAAGCCAAGCTAACTATCTATTCAAAACAACAACTCGGCTTCGACGCATTATTAAGTGGCAAGATCAATTTGGTTCTACTGCCCCATGACATTTCTCAACCCCCGACAAACAACAAAGAATTAGTCTGGAAAACCATACTTCAAGATGAAATGGTTTGCTTAATGGGCGCACACCACCCACTTGCCCGACAGGAACTGACTGTTGAAGATTACTTAAACCATAAACATATTGGGATCCTAGATAACGAACTGTCTCAGCCTTACTTTGAACAAAACCTAGTTCAATGCCACCAGCCGCGAGAAATGGCGATATCGGTAGCGGACTTTGGTGCTGCAGCCGTACTTTGTCATCACACGCCTTTCTTGTTCACCTGTTCAAAACAATGGGCTGAGCATGCAAAACAAGCACAAGGTTTAGTGAGTAAGCCACTTCCTTTCGATTACGGTAAAGTGGCGTATAGCTTGGTGTGGAACAAACCAAACATGAATGACCAAGCGATCAAATGGCTGTGTGACTTATTCTTAGAAGCCTAG
- a CDS encoding LysR family transcriptional regulator produces MNLSQVQAFCSVADLGSVSEAARQLECNRTKLSMSIKALEKELDIELFVRSGNHVELSEAGKAIYKDCEGMLVTVARIKQTCLYVSGEFNAEIWIARDDSLPDEMWQDLSHALNKKYPSTSFNFVLASSGDLANLVETQQVDFAFGVDYERVDDPRIIYNPLGKIRMMSVCKKGHDLSVMRRVSDEVLRNSMQVTMVYLNEKDNPELEPFSRRHIGFSSFDFMLDTILRENAWGVLPEPLIRHLLREQELAVIKHTYGLTQEDYCMFTAAGMAEHPGMSWLADQISDYLFDF; encoded by the coding sequence ATGAACCTTTCTCAAGTCCAAGCCTTTTGTTCTGTTGCTGATTTAGGATCCGTCTCTGAAGCTGCACGTCAGTTAGAATGCAACCGAACTAAACTCAGCATGTCGATTAAAGCCTTAGAGAAAGAGTTAGATATCGAACTGTTTGTGCGCAGCGGAAACCACGTTGAGCTTTCTGAAGCAGGCAAAGCCATCTATAAAGATTGCGAAGGCATGTTGGTGACGGTAGCTCGCATTAAGCAAACTTGTCTCTATGTATCAGGTGAATTCAATGCGGAGATATGGATCGCTCGCGACGATTCATTACCCGACGAAATGTGGCAGGACTTATCTCATGCACTCAACAAGAAGTATCCTTCCACCTCATTCAACTTCGTTCTTGCATCGAGTGGTGACTTAGCCAACCTAGTCGAAACCCAGCAAGTCGATTTCGCGTTTGGTGTCGATTACGAGCGTGTTGATGATCCAAGAATAATCTACAACCCACTTGGTAAGATTAGAATGATGTCTGTATGTAAAAAAGGACACGATCTGAGTGTGATGCGACGTGTATCTGATGAAGTGTTGAGAAATTCGATGCAAGTAACGATGGTTTATCTCAATGAAAAAGATAACCCAGAGCTTGAGCCCTTCTCGCGTCGCCACATCGGCTTTTCTAGCTTCGACTTTATGTTGGATACTATTCTACGTGAAAACGCTTGGGGCGTATTGCCTGAACCATTGATTCGCCACTTACTTCGTGAACAAGAGTTGGCTGTTATTAAGCATACTTACGGACTAACGCAAGAAGATTACTGTATGTTTACAGCTGCGGGAATGGCTGAGCATCCAGGTATGAGCTGGTTAGCGGATCAAATAAGTGATTATCTATTTGATTTCTAG
- the yjjG gene encoding pyrimidine 5'-nucleotidase, whose amino-acid sequence MKYDWIFFDADETLFHFDAFQGMKLMFSRFGVDFSEQDYSFYQEVNLPLWVDYQDGRITAAQLKHARFESWAAKLETTTAALNSAFLAAMADICSLLPGAKELMESLKGKVNMGIITNGFTELQSIRLERTGMTGYFDHVIISEEVGVAKPDAEIFEYAHKLIGLPSKQRVLMVGDNPHSDILGGLDFGIETCWLNSQEKATPAGINPHYQVRSLADLQDLLLA is encoded by the coding sequence ATGAAGTACGATTGGATATTCTTTGATGCGGATGAAACCTTGTTTCACTTTGATGCTTTTCAAGGGATGAAGTTGATGTTTTCCCGTTTTGGTGTTGACTTTAGCGAACAGGATTATTCATTTTATCAAGAGGTTAATTTACCATTATGGGTAGATTACCAAGATGGTCGTATCACGGCAGCTCAACTGAAGCATGCGCGTTTTGAAAGCTGGGCGGCAAAGTTAGAGACAACAACGGCAGCATTAAACAGTGCATTTTTAGCCGCAATGGCGGACATTTGTTCTCTGCTTCCTGGTGCCAAAGAGTTGATGGAGTCGTTAAAAGGCAAAGTGAATATGGGCATCATCACTAATGGCTTCACAGAGCTACAATCGATCCGTTTAGAGCGAACAGGAATGACAGGCTATTTTGACCATGTGATCATTTCTGAAGAAGTCGGTGTCGCAAAACCAGACGCCGAAATTTTTGAATATGCACATAAGCTGATCGGATTGCCATCGAAGCAACGGGTATTGATGGTAGGGGACAATCCGCACTCTGATATATTGGGAGGCTTGGATTTTGGTATTGAGACTTGTTGGCTGAATAGCCAAGAGAAAGCGACACCTGCGGGGATTAACCCTCACTATCAGGTTCGATCTCTGGCTGACCTACAAGATCTTCTACTGGCATAA
- a CDS encoding glycine C-acetyltransferase, with amino-acid sequence MSSAFYQQIQTQIEEVKEEGLYKSERIITSAQKAAVSISTGEEVLNFCANNYLGLANHPDLIEAAKGGMDQHGFGMASVRFICGTQDSHKELEQKLSTFLGKEDTILYTSCFDANAGLFETILGKEDAIISDALNHASIIDGVRLCKAMRFRYANNNMEELEQQLIAAKEAGARHTLIVTDGVFSMDGVVANLPAICDLADKYGALVMVDDSHAVGFMGENGAGTHEFHNVVDRIDIITGTLGKAMGGASGGYTSGKKEVIDWLRQRSRPYLFSNSVAPAIVSASIRVLDLLAESGDLRTQLWENSAHFRTRMEEAGFTMGGADHAIIPIMLGDAKVAAEFAERALEKGIYVVGFSFPVVPKGQARIRTQMSAAHSREQLDRAIDAFIQVGKDMGII; translated from the coding sequence ATGTCTTCTGCATTTTACCAACAGATTCAAACTCAAATCGAAGAAGTTAAAGAAGAAGGTCTTTACAAGTCTGAGCGCATTATCACTTCTGCTCAAAAAGCAGCGGTTTCTATCTCGACTGGTGAAGAAGTATTAAACTTCTGTGCAAACAACTACTTAGGCCTTGCTAACCACCCGGACCTTATCGAAGCTGCTAAAGGCGGTATGGATCAACACGGTTTTGGTATGGCTTCAGTACGTTTCATCTGTGGTACTCAAGACTCTCACAAAGAACTAGAGCAAAAGCTATCTACGTTCCTTGGTAAAGAAGACACAATCCTATACACATCTTGTTTTGATGCGAACGCTGGCCTATTCGAAACGATTTTAGGCAAAGAAGACGCAATCATTTCTGATGCTCTAAACCACGCATCTATCATCGATGGTGTTCGTCTGTGTAAAGCAATGCGCTTCCGCTACGCGAACAACAACATGGAAGAGCTAGAGCAGCAACTTATCGCAGCTAAAGAAGCTGGCGCTCGTCACACGCTTATCGTAACTGACGGTGTGTTCTCAATGGACGGCGTAGTAGCTAACCTTCCTGCTATCTGTGACCTTGCTGACAAGTACGGCGCACTAGTGATGGTTGATGATTCTCACGCCGTAGGCTTCATGGGTGAAAACGGCGCAGGTACTCACGAGTTCCACAACGTTGTTGACCGTATCGACATCATTACAGGTACGCTAGGTAAAGCAATGGGAGGCGCTTCAGGCGGTTACACTTCTGGTAAGAAAGAAGTAATCGACTGGTTACGTCAGCGTTCTCGTCCATACCTATTCTCTAACTCTGTTGCACCAGCAATCGTATCGGCGTCTATCCGTGTTCTCGATCTTCTAGCGGAATCTGGCGACCTACGTACTCAACTATGGGAAAACTCTGCTCACTTCCGTACTCGCATGGAAGAAGCGGGCTTCACAATGGGTGGTGCTGACCACGCAATCATCCCAATCATGCTGGGTGATGCAAAAGTAGCGGCTGAATTCGCAGAGCGCGCTCTAGAGAAAGGCATCTACGTTGTCGGTTTCTCTTTCCCTGTAGTACCAAAAGGCCAAGCTCGTATTCGTACGCAAATGTCTGCTGCACACTCTCGTGAGCAACTAGACCGCGCAATCGATGCGTTCATCCAAGTTGGTAAAGATATGGGTATCATCTAA
- a CDS encoding YccF domain-containing protein, whose product MRTIGNIIWFLFGGVFMGLAWWFFGLLAFLTIVGIPWGRACFVMGNFSFFPFGQEAISRDELTNEMDIGTSPLGVIGNIIWFLFAGIWLAMGHIMSAVACFITIIGIPFAIQHLKLAVISLAPIGKTVVDKHEADAARVRNYKG is encoded by the coding sequence ATGAGAACAATAGGTAACATCATTTGGTTTCTGTTCGGTGGCGTATTTATGGGACTGGCTTGGTGGTTCTTCGGGCTACTTGCATTCCTCACCATTGTTGGTATCCCTTGGGGCAGAGCGTGTTTTGTAATGGGTAACTTCTCTTTTTTCCCATTCGGACAAGAAGCGATTTCGCGTGATGAGTTAACTAATGAGATGGATATAGGCACGAGTCCGTTAGGTGTGATTGGGAACATCATTTGGTTTTTATTTGCGGGAATCTGGCTTGCGATGGGTCACATCATGTCAGCAGTGGCGTGCTTCATTACGATCATCGGTATTCCGTTTGCGATTCAGCATTTAAAGTTAGCGGTTATCTCACTGGCGCCAATCGGTAAAACGGTTGTCGACAAGCATGAAGCCGATGCGGCACGAGTAAGAAACTACAAAGGCTAA
- a CDS encoding cation diffusion facilitator family transporter, producing MCDRKSQNENRVLLFSALLASGFAIGGLVLGLIVGSLVIVFDGVYSLISLLLTLLSLAASKYINRPSDREFPFGRAIIEPIVIAIKALVILLVVSYSLYSAIGALMTGGREVDTSIATLFGIINVLGCGYAWWYIANKSKSISSGLIQAESKQWQMDTLLSVAVTAGFVVAWLVTFSPLSAYAVYADPVMMLIMSFYFIKVPFDMLREAMRELLMMSATKDICDAVDKNVVEVNKEADQNLELMGVTKVGPELRINVDIHTNDQQAIAFNDIERTRRQLKRRLSKMPYELQLNLNVAS from the coding sequence ATGTGCGACAGGAAAAGCCAAAACGAAAATCGAGTACTATTGTTCTCAGCCCTTTTAGCATCAGGCTTCGCTATTGGCGGATTGGTGTTGGGTCTTATCGTTGGCTCTCTGGTCATAGTATTTGACGGTGTCTATTCTCTTATCAGCTTACTGTTAACTTTATTGTCACTAGCAGCTTCAAAATACATTAATCGCCCTTCAGATAGAGAGTTCCCGTTCGGTCGAGCTATCATAGAACCGATTGTTATTGCGATAAAAGCCCTAGTCATTCTGCTTGTGGTTAGCTACTCACTTTACTCTGCGATTGGTGCCCTTATGACTGGCGGCCGTGAAGTTGATACTTCTATCGCAACTCTGTTCGGTATTATCAACGTATTAGGTTGTGGTTACGCTTGGTGGTACATCGCCAATAAGAGCAAAAGTATCTCTTCAGGCCTGATTCAAGCCGAGTCAAAACAATGGCAAATGGATACGTTATTGAGTGTGGCAGTGACCGCGGGGTTCGTAGTTGCTTGGCTAGTGACTTTTTCTCCACTATCAGCATATGCGGTTTATGCTGACCCAGTGATGATGTTGATTATGTCTTTCTACTTCATCAAAGTCCCATTTGACATGTTGCGCGAAGCAATGCGTGAACTTCTAATGATGTCGGCAACCAAAGACATTTGTGACGCGGTGGATAAGAATGTTGTCGAGGTAAACAAAGAAGCGGATCAAAATTTAGAACTGATGGGGGTGACTAAAGTTGGCCCAGAACTCAGAATTAACGTTGATATTCATACCAACGACCAACAAGCAATTGCGTTCAATGATATTGAACGAACGCGCCGCCAACTTAAGCGACGCTTATCTAAGATGCCTTATGAGCTTCAATTGAACCTCAATGTCGCGAGTTAA